Proteins from one Paracoccus aminovorans genomic window:
- a CDS encoding VOC family protein produces the protein MPTGIHHVTGITRRVQANVDFYAGFLGLRLVKRTGGFEDAEQLHLFYGDALGSPGSLVTFLVWEDGAPGRVGHGQVAEIALAVPPASIGAWLTRAMTARIPVEGPAREQGETVLRLKDPDGVIVKLVGVDLPAAAALPDPIAPTRLRGVTLLTEKPAETAAFVARFGYRPAAAEGAVQRLVSDRDAVDIRDATGFFPGIPGTGTLDHVAFRAPDDQALRAMRQALQDTDATTVHDRKYFLSLYVREPAGTLLEYATDAPGFTLDEPPETLGSTLFIPPGDAARAQELRVMLPQFALPGEERTPMRDLHFIHRFHRPENPDGSTIVLLHGTGGNETDLMPLARRIAPNATLLGVRGRSTEEGINRWFRRFDAVTYDQADIRAEAEAFAAFVDEAARAYGLDPAALVHLGYSNGANLLGAAMQLHPGLIRHAILLRGIQVLEQPPPLAPEALAGTRALLLGGARDPFARMAPALERALRAGGAAVQAQELAAGHELSAADLDAARAWLD, from the coding sequence ATGCCCACCGGCATCCATCACGTCACCGGCATCACCCGCCGGGTGCAGGCCAATGTCGATTTCTACGCCGGCTTTCTGGGTCTGCGGCTGGTCAAGCGCACCGGCGGCTTCGAGGATGCCGAGCAGTTGCACCTCTTCTATGGCGATGCCCTGGGCTCGCCCGGCTCGCTCGTCACCTTCCTGGTCTGGGAGGATGGCGCACCGGGCCGGGTCGGGCACGGCCAGGTCGCGGAAATCGCCCTGGCCGTGCCGCCGGCCAGCATCGGCGCATGGCTGACCCGCGCCATGACCGCCCGCATCCCGGTCGAGGGTCCGGCGCGCGAACAGGGCGAAACCGTGCTGCGGCTGAAGGACCCGGACGGCGTGATCGTCAAGCTGGTGGGCGTCGACCTGCCGGCGGCGGCGGCGCTGCCCGATCCGATCGCTCCGACGCGGCTGCGCGGGGTCACGTTGCTGACCGAGAAGCCGGCCGAGACAGCCGCCTTCGTCGCCCGCTTCGGCTATCGGCCGGCTGCGGCCGAGGGCGCGGTGCAGCGACTGGTCTCGGACCGCGACGCCGTCGACATCCGCGACGCCACCGGTTTCTTTCCGGGCATTCCAGGCACCGGCACCCTGGATCACGTCGCCTTTCGCGCCCCGGATGACCAGGCGCTGCGGGCAATGCGGCAGGCGCTGCAGGATACCGATGCGACCACGGTGCACGACCGGAAATATTTCCTGTCGCTCTATGTCCGCGAGCCGGCCGGCACGCTGCTGGAATATGCCACGGACGCCCCGGGCTTCACGCTGGACGAGCCGCCCGAGACGCTGGGCAGCACGCTGTTCATCCCACCCGGCGATGCGGCGCGCGCGCAGGAGCTGCGCGTGATGCTGCCCCAATTCGCCCTGCCGGGCGAGGAAAGGACGCCGATGCGCGATCTGCATTTCATCCACCGCTTCCACCGGCCGGAAAACCCCGATGGCAGCACCATCGTGCTGCTGCACGGCACCGGCGGCAATGAGACCGACCTGATGCCGCTGGCCCGCCGTATCGCCCCGAACGCCACGCTCTTGGGGGTGCGCGGCCGCTCGACCGAAGAGGGGATCAACCGCTGGTTTCGCCGCTTCGACGCCGTGACCTATGACCAGGCCGACATCCGCGCCGAGGCCGAGGCCTTTGCCGCCTTCGTCGACGAGGCCGCGCGGGCCTATGGGCTGGACCCTGCGGCGCTGGTGCACCTGGGCTATTCCAACGGCGCGAACCTGCTGGGTGCGGCGATGCAGCTGCATCCGGGACTGATCCGCCACGCCATCCTGCTGCGCGGGATCCAGGTGCTGGAACAGCCGCCGCCGCTGGCGCCCGAGGCGCTGGCCGGGACGCGTGCGCTGCTGCTCGGCGGCGCCCGCGATCCCTTCGCCCGCATGGCACCGGCCCTGGAACGGGCGCTGCGGGCCGGCGGCGCCGCGGTGCAGGCCCAGGAGCTGGCGGCCGGGCACGAGCTTTCCGCGGCCGACCTCGACGCCGCGCGGGCCTGGCTGGACTAG
- a CDS encoding glutathione S-transferase family protein, which produces MAKLLYHTGACSLAPHVVLEWIGAPYEAENVAFGSKELLAANPSGAVPALIEDDGWILTQCGAILRYLARKHPEAGLAGGSGLRAEAELDRWSSFFTGDMHPAFFPLFMPARYTVGQDASAQEEVQEAGRKLVRRKLKLLDDHLAGREWILDRRSIIDAYALPMIRWAEKLLPEGIAGWPHVQSLHDRLMADPAVQNVLAREAGE; this is translated from the coding sequence ATGGCCAAACTGCTTTACCACACCGGCGCCTGCTCGCTGGCGCCGCATGTCGTGCTGGAATGGATCGGCGCGCCCTATGAGGCCGAGAATGTCGCCTTCGGCTCGAAAGAGCTTCTGGCCGCGAACCCCTCGGGCGCGGTGCCGGCGCTGATCGAGGATGACGGCTGGATCCTGACCCAATGCGGCGCGATCCTGCGCTATCTGGCGAGAAAGCACCCCGAGGCCGGTCTGGCCGGCGGCAGCGGCCTGCGCGCCGAGGCGGAACTGGACCGCTGGTCCAGCTTCTTCACCGGCGACATGCATCCCGCCTTCTTTCCCCTGTTCATGCCCGCGCGCTATACCGTCGGCCAGGACGCGTCCGCGCAGGAGGAGGTGCAAGAGGCCGGCCGCAAGCTGGTGCGCCGCAAGCTGAAGCTGCTCGACGACCACCTGGCCGGGCGCGAATGGATCCTGGACCGCCGCTCGATCATCGATGCCTATGCCCTGCCGATGATCCGCTGGGCAGAGAAGCTGCTGCCCGAGGGCATCGCCGGCTGGCCCCATGTCCAGTCGCTGCATGATCGTCTCATGGCGGACCCCGCCGTGCAAAACGTCCTGGCCCGCGAGGCGGGCGAATAA
- the trpA gene encoding tryptophan synthase subunit alpha, with protein MSRIDDTFARLAETGGKAFVAYMMGCDPDFDTSLAIMRGLPGAGVDIIELGMPFTDPMADGPTIQAAGQRALAAGGSVTRVLDMVRAFRQEDATTPIVLMGYYNPIYARAGGVDRFIAEAVEAGVDGLIVVDLPPEEDAELCLPAREAGLNFIRLATPTTDDRRLPAVVRNTSGFVYYVSVTGITGGPAANAAEVAPEVARIRASAGLPVVVGFGISTPEAAQAVAGVADGCVVGSAIVKLVGEGRPVAEVLDFVASLAAGAHRA; from the coding sequence ATGAGCAGAATCGACGACACTTTCGCGCGGCTGGCCGAAACCGGCGGCAAGGCCTTCGTCGCCTATATGATGGGCTGCGACCCGGATTTCGACACCTCGCTGGCGATCATGCGCGGCCTGCCCGGCGCGGGCGTGGACATCATCGAGCTGGGCATGCCCTTCACCGACCCGATGGCCGACGGCCCGACCATCCAGGCGGCCGGCCAGCGCGCGCTGGCGGCGGGCGGCAGCGTGACCCGCGTGCTGGACATGGTGCGCGCCTTCCGCCAGGAGGACGCGACGACCCCCATCGTGCTGATGGGCTATTACAATCCCATTTACGCCCGCGCGGGCGGGGTGGACCGCTTTATCGCCGAGGCGGTCGAGGCCGGCGTGGACGGGCTGATCGTCGTAGACCTGCCGCCGGAAGAGGACGCCGAACTGTGTCTGCCGGCGCGCGAGGCCGGGCTGAACTTCATCCGGCTGGCGACGCCGACCACCGACGACCGCCGCCTGCCCGCGGTGGTCAGGAACACCAGCGGCTTCGTCTATTACGTCTCGGTCACCGGCATCACCGGCGGGCCGGCGGCGAACGCGGCCGAGGTCGCGCCCGAGGTCGCCCGCATCCGTGCCAGCGCCGGCCTGCCGGTGGTGGTGGGTTTCGGCATCTCGACCCCCGAGGCGGCGCAGGCGGTGGCGGGCGTGGCCGATGGCTGCGTCGTCGGCTCGGCCATCGTCAAGCTGGTCGGCGAGGGGCGGCCGGTGGCGGAGGTGCTGGATTTCGTCGCCTCGCTGGCGGCGGGCGCGCATCGGGCCTGA
- the ychF gene encoding redox-regulated ATPase YchF, giving the protein MGFRMGIVGLPNVGKSTLFNALTKTAAAQAANFPFCTIEPNVGEVAVPDPRLDTLAEIAGSKQIIPTRITFVDIAGLVKGASKGEGLGNQFLANIREVDAIAHVLRCFEDGDVTHVEGRVDPIADAETIETELMIADLESVERRLANIARKLKGGDKDAVAQEKLLKAAQAALESGKPARTVAVAEEDRKAWDMLQLLTAKPVLFVCNVEEDKAATGNSQSERVAEMARAQGAGHVVISAKIEEEISQLPAEEATMFLEEMGLHEAGLDRLIREGYKLLGLDTYFTVGPKEARAWTIHKGTLAPAAAGVIHGDFERGFIRAETVAYDDYVTYRGEAGAREAGKFRVEGKSYEVKDGDVLHFLFNA; this is encoded by the coding sequence ATGGGCTTTCGCATGGGGATCGTTGGCCTGCCGAACGTGGGCAAATCGACGCTGTTCAACGCGCTGACGAAAACCGCCGCCGCCCAGGCCGCGAACTTTCCCTTCTGCACCATCGAGCCGAACGTGGGCGAGGTCGCCGTGCCCGACCCGCGGCTGGATACGCTGGCCGAGATCGCCGGTTCGAAGCAGATCATCCCGACCCGCATCACCTTCGTCGACATCGCCGGCCTGGTGAAGGGCGCCAGCAAAGGCGAGGGGCTGGGCAACCAGTTCCTGGCCAATATCCGCGAAGTGGACGCCATCGCCCATGTCCTGCGCTGCTTCGAGGACGGCGACGTCACCCATGTCGAGGGCCGCGTCGATCCCATCGCCGATGCCGAGACCATCGAGACCGAGCTGATGATCGCCGACCTGGAATCGGTCGAGCGCCGGCTGGCGAACATCGCCCGCAAGCTGAAGGGCGGCGACAAGGACGCCGTCGCGCAGGAGAAGCTGTTGAAGGCCGCGCAGGCGGCGCTGGAATCCGGCAAGCCCGCCCGCACCGTCGCCGTGGCGGAGGAGGACCGGAAGGCCTGGGACATGCTGCAGCTCTTGACCGCCAAGCCGGTGCTGTTCGTCTGCAACGTCGAAGAGGACAAGGCCGCGACCGGCAACAGCCAGTCCGAGCGCGTGGCAGAAATGGCCCGCGCGCAGGGCGCCGGCCATGTGGTGATCTCGGCCAAGATCGAGGAAGAGATCAGCCAGCTGCCCGCCGAAGAGGCGACCATGTTCCTCGAAGAGATGGGCCTGCACGAGGCCGGGCTGGACCGGCTGATCCGCGAGGGCTACAAGCTCTTGGGCCTCGACACCTATTTCACCGTCGGCCCCAAGGAGGCCCGTGCCTGGACCATCCACAAGGGCACGCTGGCCCCGGCGGCGGCGGGCGTGATCCATGGCGATTTCGAGCGCGGCTTCATCCGCGCCGAGACCGTCGCCTATGACGATTACGTCACCTACCGGGGCGAGGCCGGCGCGCGCGAGGCCGGCAAGTTCCGCGTCGAGGGCAAGTCCTACGAGGTCAAGGACGGCGACGTGCTGCATTTCCTGTTCAACGCCTGA
- a CDS encoding 8-oxoguanine deaminase yields the protein MTADLLIHDAYIYVDRGWEIPSGWVAITGNRVTALGDSGTEPAAKRRISAHGRLVTPGLINCHHHMYQNLTRSYAPVTNGTLFEWLTGLYPLWAELDADSVYLSTYVAMAELLLGGCTTSMDHMYVHPKPFLIDAQFKAANEIGYRFYATRGSMTRSVEDGGLPPASVVQKEDVILEDSVRLVETFHDAAPGAMNRVALAPCSLFSVTERIMSESARLAEKYDLRLHTHLAEDPQEDTYCQEVYGCTPVEYFERVGWATPRSWVAHFIYPKQDEIKRLAHAGVCTAQCPCSNMLIGGGSADLMGLRALGMPVGLGCDGSASTDSASLWLEARTALLLGRYKNGPHSMSARDALDAATRGGAACLGWEDEIGHLRPGACADLVIWQMSDVALAGALTDPVEALLRCGPATAGTTIVNGVPLVENGLPNLPGLNDVLREHMQQARRIQRLNP from the coding sequence ATGACAGCCGATCTTCTTATTCACGATGCTTATATCTATGTCGATCGCGGCTGGGAAATCCCGTCGGGATGGGTGGCGATCACCGGCAACCGCGTGACCGCCCTCGGCGACAGCGGCACCGAACCGGCGGCGAAGCGCCGCATCTCGGCCCACGGCAGGCTGGTCACGCCGGGCCTGATCAACTGCCACCATCACATGTACCAGAACCTGACCCGCTCCTATGCGCCGGTGACGAACGGCACCCTGTTCGAGTGGCTGACCGGGCTCTATCCGCTCTGGGCGGAACTGGACGCGGATTCGGTCTATCTGTCGACCTATGTCGCCATGGCCGAGCTGCTGCTGGGGGGCTGCACCACCTCGATGGACCACATGTATGTCCATCCCAAGCCCTTCCTGATCGACGCCCAGTTCAAGGCCGCGAACGAGATCGGCTATCGCTTCTATGCCACCCGCGGCTCGATGACGCGCTCGGTCGAGGATGGCGGGCTGCCGCCGGCTTCGGTGGTGCAGAAGGAAGACGTCATCCTGGAGGATTCGGTCCGGCTGGTCGAGACGTTCCACGACGCCGCTCCAGGGGCGATGAACCGCGTGGCCCTGGCGCCCTGTTCGCTGTTCTCGGTGACCGAGCGGATCATGTCGGAATCGGCGCGGCTGGCCGAGAAATACGACCTGCGCCTGCACACCCACCTGGCCGAGGACCCGCAGGAAGACACCTATTGCCAGGAGGTCTATGGCTGCACCCCGGTCGAATATTTCGAACGCGTCGGCTGGGCCACGCCGCGCTCCTGGGTCGCGCATTTCATCTATCCCAAGCAGGACGAGATCAAGCGGCTAGCCCATGCCGGGGTATGCACCGCGCAATGCCCCTGCTCGAACATGCTGATCGGCGGCGGGTCGGCGGACCTGATGGGCCTGCGGGCGCTGGGGATGCCTGTGGGGCTGGGCTGCGACGGCTCGGCCTCGACCGACAGCGCCTCGCTGTGGCTCGAAGCGCGCACGGCGCTGCTGCTTGGCCGCTACAAGAACGGGCCGCATTCGATGTCGGCCCGCGACGCGCTGGACGCCGCGACGCGCGGCGGCGCCGCCTGCCTGGGCTGGGAGGACGAGATCGGGCACCTGAGGCCCGGGGCCTGCGCCGACCTGGTGATCTGGCAGATGTCGGATGTCGCGCTGGCCGGCGCTCTGACCGACCCGGTCGAGGCGCTGCTGCGCTGCGGTCCGGCCACCGCCGGCACCACCATCGTGAACGGCGTGCCGCTGGTCGAGAACGGCCTGCCGAACCTGCCCGGCCTGAACGACGTGCTGCGCGAGCACATGCAGCAGGCGCGGCGGATCCAGCGCCTGAACCCGTAA
- a CDS encoding uracil-xanthine permease family protein translates to MAMERHIDAGQDNAGDVGSVEELIPLPKRVVLGAQQALVSNAWLDPIFIASVTGFSAGLATNLVSATFLAAGIVTFVQSTKLVRLPIVQGPSSAFSPLAIGYYKAGTIASAGLGLFIGAALVFLAAISGQFARIRTVLSKSVPGAIITLVGISLTGFAFMEFFGGPGSPDFGTGHSLLIASLTMGAVVVCSGLGGRFRTFGFLIGLVVGNVAAAVAGLLDYGGVGAAPWLALPKLLPYGAWSFDLGITLTMVIVFFVAVVEAVGMYEATALLTRTPLTDRRINMGIAGEAGGSMLSALMGAFGTTAYAQNLGVVKLTGVASRHVVRVTGIIFILLAFIPKVGAILVATPAPVIGGLFIPAAATVIMAGIQMAGIERHSPARNLVAPLGIMAGLGVPPLADALAPSLHPVLAEMAHHSIVVGSVVAILAELVLVQLPRALGATADERGEQAQGGKD, encoded by the coding sequence ATGGCCATGGAACGTCATATCGACGCAGGACAGGACAACGCGGGGGACGTCGGCAGCGTCGAGGAGCTCATCCCCCTTCCGAAACGGGTCGTTCTGGGCGCCCAGCAGGCGCTGGTCTCGAACGCCTGGCTGGACCCGATCTTCATCGCCTCGGTGACGGGCTTCTCGGCCGGGCTGGCCACCAATCTGGTCTCGGCGACCTTCCTGGCGGCCGGGATCGTGACCTTCGTGCAAAGCACGAAACTGGTCCGGCTGCCCATCGTGCAGGGGCCGTCCTCGGCCTTCTCGCCGCTCGCCATCGGCTATTACAAGGCGGGCACCATCGCCTCGGCGGGCCTTGGGCTGTTCATCGGCGCGGCGCTGGTGTTTCTGGCGGCGATCAGCGGCCAGTTCGCCAGGATCCGCACGGTGCTGTCGAAATCCGTCCCGGGCGCCATCATCACCCTGGTCGGCATTTCGCTGACCGGCTTCGCCTTCATGGAGTTCTTCGGCGGCCCGGGCAGCCCGGATTTCGGCACCGGCCACAGCCTGCTGATCGCGTCGCTGACCATGGGCGCGGTGGTGGTCTGCTCGGGTCTCGGGGGGCGGTTTCGGACCTTCGGCTTCCTGATCGGGCTGGTCGTCGGCAATGTCGCGGCGGCCGTGGCGGGGCTGCTCGACTATGGCGGGGTTGGCGCCGCGCCGTGGCTGGCCCTGCCGAAGCTGCTGCCCTATGGCGCCTGGAGCTTCGACCTGGGAATCACCCTGACCATGGTCATCGTCTTTTTTGTCGCCGTCGTCGAGGCGGTCGGGATGTACGAGGCCACCGCGCTCTTGACCCGTACGCCGCTGACCGACCGGCGCATCAACATGGGCATTGCGGGCGAGGCCGGCGGATCGATGCTGTCGGCGCTGATGGGGGCCTTCGGCACCACGGCCTATGCGCAGAACCTGGGCGTGGTGAAGCTGACTGGCGTCGCCAGCCGGCATGTGGTGCGGGTGACCGGGATCATCTTCATCCTTCTGGCCTTCATTCCCAAGGTCGGCGCCATCCTGGTCGCAACTCCTGCCCCGGTCATCGGCGGGCTGTTCATCCCGGCGGCGGCGACGGTTATCATGGCCGGCATCCAGATGGCGGGGATTGAGCGTCATAGCCCGGCCCGGAACCTGGTGGCGCCGCTGGGCATCATGGCGGGCCTCGGCGTGCCGCCGCTGGCCGATGCGCTGGCCCCGTCCCTGCATCCGGTCCTGGCAGAGATGGCGCATCATTCCATCGTCGTCGGCTCGGTAGTCGCCATCCTGGCCGAGCTGGTGCTGGTGCAGCTGCCCAGGGCTCTGGGAGCGACGGCCGACGAGCGCGGAGAACAGGCGCAGGGCGGAAAGGACTGA
- a CDS encoding CAP domain-containing protein, with protein MLQENPIASFALLLACILPAACAPEPTGTTAGPAKGGVVQAAAPGQVECRASSPAVTAAGLTATNRARRQAGLPPVAANALLASAAAAHACDMARSGRMAHAGSRSSGPAQRIKAAGYAPRIAAENIAAGPYGVEQTLRAWSGSGGHRANMLIPQVREFGMGEATAADGRTRFWSAIYAAPGG; from the coding sequence ATGCTGCAAGAAAACCCGATTGCTTCCTTCGCCTTGCTGCTGGCCTGCATCCTGCCAGCGGCCTGCGCGCCCGAACCGACCGGCACCACCGCGGGCCCGGCCAAGGGCGGAGTGGTGCAGGCCGCGGCACCGGGGCAGGTCGAATGCCGCGCCTCCAGCCCGGCGGTGACCGCAGCGGGCCTGACCGCGACCAACCGCGCGCGCCGCCAGGCCGGACTGCCCCCGGTCGCCGCCAATGCCCTGCTGGCCAGCGCCGCTGCCGCGCATGCCTGCGACATGGCCCGAAGCGGACGGATGGCCCATGCCGGCAGCCGCAGCAGTGGCCCGGCGCAACGGATCAAGGCCGCGGGATACGCCCCCCGGATCGCCGCCGAGAACATCGCCGCCGGCCCCTACGGCGTCGAGCAGACTCTGCGCGCCTGGAGCGGCTCGGGTGGCCACCGGGCCAATATGCTGATCCCCCAGGTCCGCGAATTCGGCATGGGCGAGGCCACGGCGGCGGATGGGCGGACCCGCTTCTGGTCGGCGATTTATGCCGCCCCCGGCGGCTGA
- the ku gene encoding non-homologous end joining protein Ku: MAPRSFWKGYLKLSLVTCPVSMMPATGEGEKLRFHTLNARTGHRVLSQYVDAATGKPVAEDAAVKGYPRGEDDYVLLEDDEIDAVALESTRTIDIDMFVPADSIGWIWYDKPHYLVPDDPIGEEAFCVIRDAMAATGTVGISRLVLYRRERAVMLEPRDKGIVLWTLRYGDEVRPEADYFQDIDEGKVDAGLLKLVTRLIDERKAPWDPAMVADPVQDRLLDIIAAKAKGRKRAAKPKADKPPAAGNVVNIMDALKKSIAAESKGKRR, encoded by the coding sequence ATGGCACCGCGTTCCTTCTGGAAAGGCTATCTGAAGCTGTCGCTGGTCACCTGCCCGGTGTCGATGATGCCGGCGACCGGCGAGGGCGAGAAGCTGCGCTTCCACACGCTGAACGCCCGGACCGGCCATCGCGTTCTCAGCCAGTATGTCGATGCCGCGACCGGCAAGCCGGTGGCCGAAGACGCCGCGGTCAAGGGTTATCCCCGCGGCGAGGACGACTATGTCCTGCTCGAGGATGACGAGATCGACGCGGTGGCGCTGGAAAGCACCCGCACCATCGACATCGACATGTTCGTGCCCGCCGATTCCATCGGCTGGATCTGGTACGACAAGCCGCATTACCTGGTGCCCGACGATCCCATCGGCGAAGAGGCCTTTTGCGTGATCCGCGACGCCATGGCTGCAACCGGAACCGTGGGCATCTCGCGGCTGGTGCTCTATCGCCGCGAGCGCGCGGTGATGCTGGAGCCGCGCGACAAGGGCATCGTGCTGTGGACCCTGCGCTATGGCGACGAGGTGCGGCCCGAGGCGGATTATTTCCAGGACATCGACGAAGGCAAGGTCGATGCCGGGCTGCTGAAGCTGGTAACCCGGCTGATCGACGAACGCAAGGCGCCCTGGGATCCGGCCATGGTCGCGGACCCGGTGCAGGACCGGCTGCTGGATATCATCGCCGCCAAGGCCAAGGGACGCAAACGTGCGGCGAAGCCCAAGGCGGATAAGCCCCCGGCGGCGGGCAATGTCGTCAACATCATGGATGCGCTGAAGAAAAGCATTGCCGCCGAAAGCAAGGGCAAGCGGCGCTAG
- the ligD gene encoding DNA ligase D: MALETYREKRDFSATPEPRGGRRRRTGHAFVIQKHAATRLHYDFRLELDGVLKSWAVAKGPSLVPGEKRLAVHVEDHPLEYGDFEGTIPKGEYGGGTVILWDRGTWTPEGDPHQAYAKGHLEFTLHGEKLGGRWHLVRMRGKPREKRENWLLIKGEDDFARGEDAPDILEERPESVKTGRVIADVAGEAPGWSSKTGRIRKTSARAAKTPEPTPDPRPSPDPPEPAQVKGARKAAMPGFVPPMLATLVSAAPQGDRWLHEIKFDGYRLQARIEAGRVKLLTRSGLDWTARFGKAVPQALRDLPVGSAILDGELVVETDAGASDFSALQADLSAGRDDRFAFYAFDLLYLDGYDLRGAALVERKALLAQLLGAEGGPLRYSGHFDESGALVLRHACRLSLEGIVSKLRDGPYRTGRGKSWVKSKCSARQEFVVAGYVPSSVSRRAIGSLILGVYGDGGLEHVGRVGTGFSAAVAEDLFRRLERLRIPESPFAAPLTAEEARQARFVRPELVAEVEFRAWTADGHLRHAAFRGIREDKQPEEIVRETAKPAAKVPAPQRRRVRLTHPDRIYWPAEGVTKEGLADYYAEVWRHISPWITGRPLALLRCPNGIEGEKFFQKHAWKGISPHVVQVQDPKDPQGEPLIAIEDLDGLMGLVQSATLEIHPWGSTLADWERPDLITMDLDPGEAVEWSAVIAAARELRRRFEDHGLSAFVKTSGGKGLHVVAPLRPQAEWPAVKAFTKAMADAMAADDPDRYVSTISKAKRRGKILIDYLRNQRGATAVAAYSTRARPGAAVSAPLRWEELDEGIGPAWFTIQNMPTRLATLAADPWEGFRAAAVPLKAPKTGRKKA; encoded by the coding sequence ATGGCGCTTGAAACCTATCGCGAGAAGCGGGATTTTTCGGCCACGCCCGAGCCCCGCGGCGGACGGCGGCGCAGGACAGGCCATGCCTTCGTGATCCAGAAACATGCCGCCACCCGACTGCATTACGACTTTCGGCTGGAGCTGGACGGCGTGCTGAAAAGCTGGGCCGTCGCCAAGGGTCCCAGCCTGGTCCCTGGCGAAAAGCGCCTGGCGGTGCATGTCGAGGACCACCCGCTGGAATACGGCGATTTCGAGGGCACCATCCCGAAAGGCGAATACGGCGGCGGCACCGTTATTCTTTGGGACCGCGGCACTTGGACGCCCGAGGGCGATCCGCATCAGGCCTATGCCAAGGGACATCTGGAATTCACCCTTCACGGCGAAAAGCTGGGCGGGCGCTGGCATCTGGTCCGCATGCGCGGCAAGCCGCGCGAAAAACGCGAGAACTGGCTGCTGATCAAGGGCGAAGACGATTTCGCCCGCGGCGAGGACGCGCCCGACATCCTGGAAGAGCGGCCGGAATCGGTCAAGACCGGACGGGTGATCGCCGATGTCGCCGGCGAGGCACCGGGCTGGTCCTCGAAGACCGGGCGTATCCGCAAGACGTCGGCCCGGGCTGCAAAGACTCCCGAGCCGACGCCCGATCCTCGCCCAAGCCCGGACCCACCCGAGCCGGCACAGGTCAAGGGCGCCCGCAAGGCGGCGATGCCGGGCTTCGTCCCGCCGATGCTGGCCACGCTGGTCTCGGCCGCGCCGCAGGGCGACCGCTGGCTGCACGAGATCAAGTTCGACGGCTATCGCCTGCAGGCCCGCATCGAGGCCGGGCGGGTCAAGCTGCTGACCCGCAGCGGGCTGGACTGGACCGCGCGCTTCGGCAAGGCGGTGCCGCAGGCGCTGCGCGACCTGCCGGTCGGGTCCGCGATCCTCGACGGCGAGTTGGTGGTCGAGACCGACGCCGGCGCCTCGGATTTCTCGGCCCTGCAGGCCGATCTCAGCGCCGGGCGCGACGACCGCTTCGCCTTCTACGCCTTCGACCTGCTCTATCTGGACGGCTACGACCTGCGCGGGGCGGCGCTGGTCGAGCGCAAGGCGCTGCTGGCGCAGTTGCTGGGCGCAGAGGGCGGGCCGTTGCGCTACAGCGGCCATTTCGACGAAAGCGGCGCCCTGGTGCTGCGCCACGCCTGCCGGCTGAGCCTGGAGGGGATCGTGTCGAAACTGCGCGACGGCCCCTATCGGACCGGGCGCGGCAAGTCCTGGGTCAAGTCGAAATGCTCGGCCCGGCAGGAGTTCGTGGTCGCGGGCTATGTGCCCTCCTCGGTCTCGCGCAGGGCCATCGGCTCGCTGATCCTGGGCGTCTATGGGGACGGCGGGCTGGAGCATGTCGGCCGGGTCGGCACCGGTTTTTCCGCCGCCGTGGCCGAGGACCTGTTCCGCCGCCTGGAACGGCTGCGCATCCCCGAAAGCCCGTTCGCCGCGCCCCTGACCGCCGAAGAGGCGCGGCAGGCCCGTTTCGTGCGCCCCGAACTGGTGGCCGAGGTCGAGTTCCGCGCCTGGACCGCCGACGGCCACCTGCGTCACGCCGCCTTTCGCGGCATCCGCGAGGACAAGCAACCGGAGGAGATCGTGCGCGAAACCGCCAAGCCGGCCGCCAAGGTCCCCGCCCCCCAGCGCCGCCGGGTGCGGCTGACCCATCCCGACCGGATCTATTGGCCCGCCGAAGGCGTCACCAAGGAAGGGCTCGCCGATTATTACGCCGAGGTCTGGCGCCATATCTCCCCCTGGATCACCGGCCGCCCGCTGGCCCTGCTGCGCTGCCCGAACGGCATCGAGGGCGAGAAGTTCTTCCAGAAGCACGCCTGGAAGGGCATCAGCCCGCATGTCGTGCAGGTGCAGGACCCCAAGGATCCCCAGGGCGAGCCGCTGATCGCGATCGAGGACCTGGACGGGCTGATGGGGCTGGTGCAATCCGCGACGCTGGAGATCCACCCCTGGGGCTCGACCCTGGCCGATTGGGAACGGCCGGACCTGATCACCATGGACCTGGACCCGGGCGAGGCGGTGGAGTGGTCGGCGGTCATCGCCGCGGCGCGCGAATTGCGCCGGCGGTTCGAGGATCACGGGCTTTCCGCCTTCGTCAAGACCTCGGGCGGCAAGGGGCTGCATGTCGTGGCGCCGCTGCGGCCGCAGGCGGAATGGCCGGCGGTCAAGGCCTTCACCAAGGCCATGGCCGATGCCATGGCGGCGGACGACCCGGACCGCTATGTATCGACCATCAGCAAGGCCAAGCGCCGCGGCAAGATCCTGATCGACTATCTGCGCAACCAGCGCGGCGCCACCGCGGTCGCCGCCTATTCCACCCGCGCCCGGCCTGGCGCCGCCGTTTCGGCCCCGCTGCGCTGGGAGGAACTGGACGAGGGCATCGGCCCCGCCTGGTTCACCATCCAGAACATGCCCACCCGGCTGGCCACGCTGGCCGCCGACCCCTGGGAGGGCTTTCGCGCCGCCGCCGTGCCGCTGAAGGCGCCGAAAACCGGGCGGAAGAAAGCCTAG